The stretch of DNA CAGCTGAAAACATTTAAAACAATTAAAACCCCATTGTCTTTCTAGAGCTGAATTCAATTAGTTCAATTGGATACAgatatataattttgtttcaacAAATCATTTTTTAGATAACGTGTTAAAGCACTTCTGCTCTACATCCCTGTCCAGGTTCCTATCCGATGACTCCCAAATCGAGCAGAGCAGGTAAATCAAGTAATCAACCATTGTCTAGGCGAATACTCCAACACAAGGATAATCAGACGCAGGAAAACGGGCTAGATGGTTGTATCTACGGTCTACGGACGCAATCTCCACATGAACTACGTCAAACAAACAAGCAGTAGTAGTTTGGATGCGCATGAGAATGGAGCCTGGAGGAGGCTGAGCACGAATGGACGAGAGGCGTCAGTGGGTGGTGTTTAGCCGTTTAGGGACGGAGAAGTCTGGGATGAATCTATAATTTGCAATCGAGGCGGTCGCACGAACTGGTTAGGCTGCGGTGGTGGTCCTAGCCGGCGACGGTGGGTTCGGTGCTACTGCTAGCGGCAGCAGGCTGCAGCTCGGACTCCGGCCTAACAGGTGCTCTAGAATCCGAGCGGAGCTAAGGTGGAGGAGTGAGTACAGACTTGGCGGTGGAGACAAAGCTCACCTTgatcggcggcgaggaaggggtCGAGACGAGGGAGTGCCAGTCGTTGATGGCGGACAGTGGCGCGGCTCAGTGTGCCCCCGGCGTCGCCACTTCAGAGTGGAGACCCGGGCCCGGGGAGTACGCcaggccgtcgccggcgactgTCGAGAGAGAGCGAGCTGTCGAGGGAGGCGGCTTCACGCGGgagggaaggaaggggaaggggactAGGACGCCTGGCGGATTGACCGAGGGGCCAGCGGAGGAGAGGAGGCCGCCTGgccgcggcaggcggcggcggcagggagggaggcggggtcgggacgggaggagggaggcgggtGAAAAGAAAAGGGATTAATAACCGCACTCCGATTCTGAGTTTGCAGAAGGCAGGTAAATGAAGATGGATCGGTAAAAATTAAAAGGACCGGCAAAATCGCCATCCAACTGAATCGCTATCTTCCGTTGCTCGCTTTCTCGCTCGCCATCCCATCTCCGTCGCTAGGTTTTTTTTGCCGATCCTTCCCCGCTCGCCAACACTCCTTTCCGCTCGTTCCTCCTGTTCTTGCGTTGCGCGCTCGTCGCCCTCCCGGCTCACCCGCCCCCCGCGCCCATTCTTCTCTGCGGCGTGTCTCGCCCTCGTCCAGAaaaggccgcgccgcgccccatCCGGGAGCCCCCGCCTTCGCTCCAGCCGCCCAGCTAGCCGCGCCTCCCCCGCTGCCGAGGATTCCCTGCCGTCCTCGCCATGTACAGGCCGCCGCACCCTCAGTCGACGGCGGGTAGTGGCGCAGGGATGTGGAATCCTTCCGCCGCCACTCTTCCCTTTCCTCAGACGCGAGAGGAAGGTTCGATCCGGAGGCCCATCGCTCGAATGGAGCAGTTGATAGGTCCGGTGTTGGATTGATGCGGCGTCGAGTGCTTCCTCCAACAAGCAGCCATGGCCGGTTGGCAGATGATTTTGTTCCAACATAAGCAAGAGGACGTGAAGGGGGTATGCACTGGTGAGATATTTCAAGAGCTGTCCAAATTAGTTGAGACCAATGTGATAGAATCGTATTTAATTTGATAGAATCATAGTTGAGACCAATTTGATAGAATCGAACATGAGCAAGAAGGATGTGTTAGTTTCAGAGTCTGATTCAGTTTGAATCATTCAGTCTGATTCAGTTTGTAGAGTCTTTTAGTTAGTGGATCAGGTGTTACTTTCAGAGTCTGTTTCAGTTTTTAGAGTCCCTGCTGCTCATTCAGTTAGTGTCTTTCAGAGTCTGTTTTGCTGCTGCCATGGAATCATTTCGTTATTAAGAGAGGTTTTGCTATTACTTATTGTCTTCTAGGTTAAATGATTGAAAATAGATGACAGCAGGATGTGGTTCGCTAACTTGGAGACCTCCATTGCAAGTATGAATGGTTTTTGTTTTATACTCGagtatgaatgtttttttagagTCTTTCAGTTAGGGTTTGGGTGTTACCTCTGTTTTTCTGCTGCCTGATCCAGTCAAGTTTGTTAGCATGTTTGATAATAAGGGCATTACTGCAACATTTGTTCTATGATATGTAACACCTGATCCACCAGAAGTAACACCTGATTACTGTAACATTTTGGAACCAAGAGTCCTATTAGCAAGTTTGGTTGCTTTATCCACTAGAGTCCTATTAGCATGTTTGTTTGCTAACAAGATCATTACTGCCAGTCAAGGTTCAGGTATCTATGGTTTGCTGCTGCCTGATCCAGATGGAAATAATCctgattttgttttgtttaATTCACTGTCTTAGGTGCTATGGATTCAGGTTATTACACGGACCTCCTAGTGATAATGTTGAAGATACTCAAGATATCCCAGCTGCTAATGATTCAACCATTGATCATGCTCCAGCAACAGCCAAAGCATCTCAGGGATGAAGCAGAAATTTCAGAGATGAGGACATACTTCTAGTGTCAGCTTGGCTAAATGTGGGCATGGACCCCTATTCTAGGAACTGATCAATCACAGGGGACATATTGGACAATAATTCATGACTATTTCCATGCCAACAAGACGTTTGAGTCAAATCGTACTGGAGGTTCTTTAATGAACTGTTGGTCCTGTATACAACACGATGTCAATGTGTTCTGTGGCTGTGTGTCTAGAACTGAGGCCAGAAACCACAGTGGGTGATCAGTTGATGACAAGGTTAGAGATATTTCTTGCAAACACATTTTTTGTCGCATTGGTTCATTTTCTTCATTTGTTTAATTATTTATTGTATCCATTGTGCAGATCGCGAACGCATGTACATTGTTCAAGGCTGAAGACAAGAAGCAGAGGAAGTTTGCTTACATGCATTGCTGGAGAATCCTGAAGGACAAGCCCAAGTGGTTGGAAAGGTGGAAGCAAGTTGGAAGtgccagaaaaaaaaagcaacaaGAAACAAAAAGCAATGGCAAATTCGTCTCCATCATCTGCACCTGAAACAGCACCTGCACTCACCCCTGttgctggtggtggtgatggACTGATGGTGAACCACCAGGTAGACCTATGTGAAAAAGGAGAAGCAGAAGCTACGACAACATTCAACCATGGAAGCAGTGGACTATCTTACTATCTAATGGCTAAGAAGAAAGAAGCTGATGTTGAGAAAGATTTGAAGAAAGAAGAGAGGTGCAACAAAGCCTTTGCTCTGCAGGAAGAAAGGATCAAATTGGAGAGAGAAAAGTTTGAGTTCCAAAGAGAGCTGGAAGAGGACAAAATTATGGCTTTATATTTGAGCACAATGACCTACGAACAACAGCAGTATTATGAAGATCGTAAGAATAAGATTCTTGTCAGGCGTGCCAATATCTAGCTTTGTCTAGTTTTAGTTCAGTCAGTTAGTTTAGCTTTGTCTAGTTTTGTCCGTCATGAAACAGTTTGCAGTACCTTTGTCTACCATTGTCGGTCATGAAACAGTTTCCAGTACCTTTGTCTACCAGTGTCGGTCGTGTAACAGTTTGGTTCCAGTACTTAAACAGGAGTTGTGtttacaatatatttttatcaTCTGGATGCACTGGCCTGTAAATGATTGATTTGGGAGCTGCTGCCTGTGTATGCTGGTGGTAGTGATGATTGACTGTGTATGCTGCCTGTGTATTCAATGACATGCTCTGGTGACATTTATTTTTATGGTCCTGTACTCGGAATGCTCAACCTGGCACATACAATCACCAGTTTGAGCATGGTAATTAAAAGATGTTTGCTTTTGAACTTCAATTACTTAATTTGAAGAAAATGACTACTCATCTATGCATTATCATGCGCTTTCAGAGAAGCACAAGGAATAATACACCAGAGTTCACAGATCACACAATACCCTAATGCATTTGGCATGAAAACAGCTTTCAAACTATTCAAAACTGACTGCACTGCTTGCCACATATGAGACTAACATAATATGAGTAATCAAATCCATTCTTCTTACTTCTTCTTGAGATAGACGCTTCTTCAGAAAGGCCTGGAACTTGCTTTTGAATAAGATGTTGATTTTTTTCCCCATAATTGGCTTGCAGGCGGAAGTAGGATCTCTTTGATTAGGTCACACATATAAGTTCACAGATCACACAATGAATTCATAGGTCACACATATAAGTTCACAACTCACACAAAATGAATTCCTAGCTCACATATAAGTTCACAGCTCACAAAATAAATTCACAGCTCACATAAAATAAATTCACATCTCTAATATTTATTCAATGGAGTATAAATCTGGATGGTTTTGCCACAAGTGCTCGATCAGGTCCGCCTTGAGTTGAGCGTGGGTTTCCTTGTTCTTGATGTTTTTGTAATTCTGAATGAAAGCGTCAAGTTCAGGTGCATCATTATGGGAAACTGACACCCTTTCTCCCATGTCCTCATAGTTGCAAACATATTGACCCATGTCGTCGAATTTGTAATCATATTGCTCCTCTCGCTCATCTTCAACAATCATGTTATGCATTATGATGCAAGCCATCATAATATTATGAAGCGTGTCTTCGTCCCACAAACGAGCCGGCCCACGAACAATAGCAAAGCGAGATTGTAGAACCCCAAATGCACGATCAACATCCTTTCGACACACCTCTTGTGCCTTTGCGAAATATTTTTCCTTAGTTCCTTGTGGCTCTGGAATGGTCTTAACAAACGTTGCCCACGATGGATATATGCCATCTGCTAGATAATAACCCATTGAATAATCATGGCCATTGATGTTGTAATTTACTTGTAGACCTTCCCCCTTAGCAAGCCTTGCAAATATAGGAGATCTTTGTAGAATATTGATGTCATTGTGTGAACCAGGCATGCCAAAGAATGCATGCCATATCCATAGATCAGTAGATGCAATTGCTTCCAATATAATTGTAGGCTCCTTTTTATGTCCCCTGGACATCCCGTGCCATGCAGTTGGACAATTTTTCCAACTCCAATGCATACAATCTATGGACCCAAGCATACCAGGAAATCCTCTGCTCGCTCCAATCGCAAGTAACCTAGCGGTATCCTGTTCATTGGGCAATCTCATGTACTCTGGTCCAAAAACCTCAACAACAGCCACTACAAACTTTCTCAAAGCTTCTAGAGCTGTACTCTCACCAATACGTATGTACTTGTCCAAAGCATCAGCCCGTACTCCATAAGCTAACATCCGAAAAGCCGCAACCACCTTCTGCAAACAAGATAGTCCTAGCACACCAGCTGCATTCCTCTTCTGCACAAAATAGTCATCATGTTCCTCAACAGCATTCATTATGCGCAGAAATACAGGTCGCCTCATCCGAAACCTATGTCACAATATAGTTTAAAAATTAGCCAAACTATAATACACGTTAGCCAAAAAAATGATAGTCAATTGTAGAAAACATGCGAACCTGCGTCTAAAAATCTTTGGTCCGAATGTAGGTTTATCTGAGAAATAGTCTTTGTAAAGAAGACCATGCCACAACCGTCTTTCACGATCCACTACATCATGTCCCTCGACTGAACCAATTCGACCCGGATTATTAACCGAATCCTCAATGATCATGTGCGCCGCAccaaaaaataaatcattctCATCATCTGAAGAGGAGGGATCAATCAATTCATTCATTACAAATTGATTGAATTCATCATCTGACTCCATCTAGAGGACCCTCAGCTCCTTCTTCCCGAACCCTGAATGGAGAAGGGTCATCATCTATCTGTTCAGAAGAATTGAGAGGCATGGTACAGCATGGATGGCAAGATCGTTACCTGACACGATCGGCAGCCTCCTTCCCGTGCGAGGCtctggcgctggcggcggcgtccaGGTGCCGCGATACTACGGTCTACGGCACGGCGGCGTTCGACGATCCGACGTGGCCCACTATTGAATATGGAGAGTAAAGATTTAGAGTCTTTTGGTTTATCCCTTAGGAAGTTTTCTATTTTTCGTACGGGAAAACCTCAAATTTAGCTATGAGGAAAGGGATAGCTATTCTCTTGGAATTGCTCTGTTTAGCTAGCACCAAGCCAGAGTTAGGAAATTTGCCATGCCAAACAGGATCtaaacacccccccccccccccacacacacacacattggAAGCTGAAGTCATTTAGTTCAATTGCATAcaaatttataattttattcAACAAATCATTATTTGGATAACGGGTTAAGGCATTTATGCTCCACCtccctctcagtctctcagagGTTCCTATCCGATGATTCCCGGATCGAGCAGAGCAGGTAAAAATCAAGTAATCAACCATTGTCTAGGCAATTAACGAGCACAAGGATAATCAGACGCAGGAAAACGGGCCAGATGGTTGTAGCAACTGACGCAATCTCCAGTTCTCCACATGAACTAAGTCAAGCAAACAAGCAAGTGCACACGGGAATGGAACCTGGATGAGTCTGAACACGAACGGGAGAGAGGCGGTAGCGGGTGGAGTTGATGGACGGCGAGGTTTCGGATGAATCTTACATTTTGTAATCGAGGCGCGCGCATCGCACGAACAAGTTGGGGGCTGCGGTGGTGGCCCTGGCCGGCGACGGTGGGTTCGGTGCGCTGCCGCTCGGACTCCGGCGTAACAGGTGCGAGCGGAACCAAGATGGAGGTGCGAGTATAGACTTGTCTGCGGCGGCAGAGCTCACCTTGATCAGCGGCGAGGAGGTGTCGTGGTCGTGGTCGTGGGGCCGAGACGAGGGAGCGCCTGTCGGTGATGGCAGCGGAGGTGCGGCTCGGTTGACCCCCCGTGACGCCACTTGAGAGAGTAGACCGggggccgtcgccggcgactgCCCGGGGAGAGCGagctgggcggcgcggcggcgggagcggctcACCGGGGCCCGTGGCAACTGGCACCAACAGTGGTGGTGGGACGAGACGGGCGGACGGCCACACGGCAGAGGTTTCATCGCCGTGTGGGCCGTCACTCTGCCGGGCCGTAAGGCCTGTGGGCCCAAGTGGCTACACCGCCAGAGAGGCCCATATTCTTGTGGTAAATTGTGCCAGGTGTCCTAGGCCTTTAGGCCAGTCGACCGAGGTACGGCCCGTTAGGGCTGGAAAAATAGCTCGAGGCTCGCGAGCTGGCTCGAGCTCGCTTCGGCTCGTCTCGGCTCAGCTCAGAGCGGCTCGCGAGCCtccaacgagccgagccgagccgagcctactTCTCAGGCTCGTGAAAATGACGAggcgagccgagccggctcgcgagctcaGTCCACTGAGGCTCATAATGGTTCATAGGCTATTATGAAACACTCTAACCCTAACATGTGGTGTGATAATATCAATATtaatctatatctatacttAATATGATTATTATTTATTGATTACTTTCATTTCAACATATATATGCgctttatatatttatatgcaCTAGTCAATGTCTTATAATGTGTATACtaaatacataatat from Panicum virgatum strain AP13 chromosome 9K, P.virgatum_v5, whole genome shotgun sequence encodes:
- the LOC120651689 gene encoding uncharacterized protein LOC120651689, with translation MESDDEFNQFVMNELIDPSSSDDENDLFFGAAHMIIEDSVNNPGRIGSVEGHDVVDRERRLWHGLLYKDYFSDKPTFGPKIFRRRFRMRRPVFLRIMNAVEEHDDYFVQKRNAAGVLGLSCLQKVVAAFRMLAYGVRADALDKYIRIGESTALEALRKFVVAVVEVFGPEYMRLPNEQDTARLLAIGASRGFPGMLGSIDCMHWSWKNCPTAWHGMSRGHKKEPTIILEAIASTDLWIWHAFFGMPGSHNDINILQRSPIFARLAKGEGLQVNYNINGHDYSMGYYLADGIYPSWATFVKTIPEPQGTKEKYFAKAQEVCRKDVDRAFGVLQSRFAIVRGPARLWDEDTLHNIMMACIIMHNMIVEDEREEQYDYKFDDMGQYVCNYEDMGERVSVSHNDAPELDAFIQNYKNIKNKETHAQLKADLIEHLWQNHPDLYSIE